A DNA window from Macadamia integrifolia cultivar HAES 741 chromosome 4, SCU_Mint_v3, whole genome shotgun sequence contains the following coding sequences:
- the LOC122075842 gene encoding protein NUCLEAR FUSION DEFECTIVE 4-like isoform X1 has product MLSLGDRFRVFFNNRWLVFVAAMWIQSCAGIGYLFGSISPVIKTSLGYNQKQLARLGVAKDLGDSVGFLAGSLCEVLPLWGILFIGALQNFVGYGWVWLIVTNRVATMPLWVICILIFVGTNGETYFNTAALLSCVQNFPKNRGPVVGILKGFAGLGGAILTQIYAMISAPDKAAIIFMVAVGPTMVVITLMLLIRPVGGHRQNRPSDGLNFTFIYSVCLLLAAYLMGIMIVEDIVDLNHIVITLFTILLFVLLLLPIVIPILLSFSSEQRPAEESLLPMPQKEEPSKSGHDVDEVIFSELEDEKPAEVDLLPESERHRRIAQLQAKLCQAAAEGAVRVKRRKGPHRGEDFTLMQALIKADFWLIFFSLLLGSGSGLTVIDNLGQMSQSLGYDNTHVFVSMISIWNFLGRVAGGYFSEIVVRDYAYPRPVAMAIAQGGMAVGHFFFAMGWPGAMHVGTLLIGLGYGAHWAIVPATASELFGVKKFAALYNFLTLANPAGSLVFSGLIASSIYDYEAEKQAQQPPQNSYSLHRMLDVALGVENTLKCKGTICFFFTSLIMSGLCIIAVILSLILVRRTKIVYTNLYGKSRT; this is encoded by the exons ATGCTTTCATTAGGGGATAGGTTTAGGGTGTTCTTCAATAATCGATGGCTTGTGTTTGTAGCGGCAATGTGGATTCAGTCTTGCGCTGGAATTGGGTACTTGTTTGGGAGTATTTCGCCAGTGATAAAGACCTCTCTGGGTTACAACCAGAAGCAGCTTGCGAGGTTGGGAGTGGCCAAGGATCTTGGAGATAGTGTTGGGTTTCTTGCAGGTAGTTTGTGTGAGGTATTGCCACTTTGGGGGATTCTATTCATCGGTGCTCTTCAGAATTTTGTTGGGTATGGATGGGTTTGGCTCATCGTAACAAACAGAGTAGCGACTATGCCTTTGTGGGTG ATTTGCATTCTTATATTTGTGGGAACAAATGGCGAGACCTATTTCAATACAGCAGCTCTTCTTTCATGCGTGCAGAACTTCCCCAAAAACCGGGGTCCTGTAGTGGGAATTCTGAAGGGGTTTGCTGGGTTGGGTGGTGCAATTTTGACCCAGATATATGCAATGATCAGTGCCCCTGATAAGGCAGCCATCATCTTCATGGTTGCTGTTGGGCCAACCATGGTGGTTATAACATTGATGCTCCTTATTAGACCTGTTGGAGGTCACAGACAGAATCGGCCATCCGATGGTTTGAATTTCACATTTATTTACAGTGTCTGCCTCCTTTTGGCTGCTTATTTGATGGGGATCATGATTGTTGAAGATATTGTCGATCTGAACCACATTGTGATCACCTTGTTCACAATTTTGTTGTTTGTTCTCCTACTGCTTCCTATTGTAATTCCCATCCTATTGAGCTTTTCTTCAGAGCAAAGACCCGCTGAAGAGAGCCTTCTCCCTATGCCTCAGAAAGAAGAACCTAGCAAATCTGGCCACGATGTTGACGAGGTTATTTTCAGTGAGTTGGAGGATGAGAAACCAGCGGAAGTAGACTTGCTTCCTGAATCAGAGAGACACAGGCGAATTGCACAGTTGCAAGCAAAACTGTGCCAAGCAGCTGCAGAAGGGGCAGTGAGAGTCAAGAGAAGGAAAGGTCCACATAGAGGGGAGGATTTCACATTGATGCAGGCATTGATAAAGGCAGACTTTTGGcttatctttttctctcttttattggGTTCAGGTTCTGGTTTGACCGTGATCGACAATCTTGGTCAGATGAGTCAGTCTTTAGGGTATGACAATACACATGTATTTGTATCCATGATCAGCATTTGGAACTTTCTTGGCCGTGTCGCTGGTGGTTACTTCTCTGAAATTGTCGTAAG GGATTATGCATATCCAAGGCCAGTGGCCATGGCTATAGCTCAAGGCGGCATGGCAGTTGGGCACTTCTTCTTTGCTATGGGGTGGCCTGGTGCAATGCATGTTGGTACCCTGTTGATTGGACTAGGTTATGGAGCTCATTGGGCAATCGTTCCAGCAACAGCATCTGAGTTGTTTGGCGTGAAAAAGTTTGCGGCTTTGTACAATTTCCTCACATTGGCAAATCCTGCTGGATCACTGGTCTTCTCTGGTCTCATTGCTAGCAGCATATATGATTATGAAGCAGAGAAGCAAGCTCAACAGCCGCCCCAGAATTCTTATTCTCTCCATAGGATGCTTGACGTAGCACTTGGAGTGGAAAATACATTGAAGTGCAAGGGTACCATATGCTTTTTCTTTACTTCCCTCATAATGTCTGGACTTTGCATCATTGCAGTAATCTTGAGTTTGATTCTTGTCCGTCGCACCAAGATTGTCTACACAAACCTCTACGGGAAATCCCGTACTTAA
- the LOC122075842 gene encoding protein NUCLEAR FUSION DEFECTIVE 4-like isoform X2, which yields MLSLGDRFRVFFNNRWLVFVAAMWIQSCAGIGYLFGSISPVIKTSLGYNQKQLARLGVAKDLGDSVGFLAGSLCEVLPLWGILFIGALQNFVGYGWVWLIVTNRVATMPLWVNFPKNRGPVVGILKGFAGLGGAILTQIYAMISAPDKAAIIFMVAVGPTMVVITLMLLIRPVGGHRQNRPSDGLNFTFIYSVCLLLAAYLMGIMIVEDIVDLNHIVITLFTILLFVLLLLPIVIPILLSFSSEQRPAEESLLPMPQKEEPSKSGHDVDEVIFSELEDEKPAEVDLLPESERHRRIAQLQAKLCQAAAEGAVRVKRRKGPHRGEDFTLMQALIKADFWLIFFSLLLGSGSGLTVIDNLGQMSQSLGYDNTHVFVSMISIWNFLGRVAGGYFSEIVVRDYAYPRPVAMAIAQGGMAVGHFFFAMGWPGAMHVGTLLIGLGYGAHWAIVPATASELFGVKKFAALYNFLTLANPAGSLVFSGLIASSIYDYEAEKQAQQPPQNSYSLHRMLDVALGVENTLKCKGTICFFFTSLIMSGLCIIAVILSLILVRRTKIVYTNLYGKSRT from the exons ATGCTTTCATTAGGGGATAGGTTTAGGGTGTTCTTCAATAATCGATGGCTTGTGTTTGTAGCGGCAATGTGGATTCAGTCTTGCGCTGGAATTGGGTACTTGTTTGGGAGTATTTCGCCAGTGATAAAGACCTCTCTGGGTTACAACCAGAAGCAGCTTGCGAGGTTGGGAGTGGCCAAGGATCTTGGAGATAGTGTTGGGTTTCTTGCAGGTAGTTTGTGTGAGGTATTGCCACTTTGGGGGATTCTATTCATCGGTGCTCTTCAGAATTTTGTTGGGTATGGATGGGTTTGGCTCATCGTAACAAACAGAGTAGCGACTATGCCTTTGTGGGTG AACTTCCCCAAAAACCGGGGTCCTGTAGTGGGAATTCTGAAGGGGTTTGCTGGGTTGGGTGGTGCAATTTTGACCCAGATATATGCAATGATCAGTGCCCCTGATAAGGCAGCCATCATCTTCATGGTTGCTGTTGGGCCAACCATGGTGGTTATAACATTGATGCTCCTTATTAGACCTGTTGGAGGTCACAGACAGAATCGGCCATCCGATGGTTTGAATTTCACATTTATTTACAGTGTCTGCCTCCTTTTGGCTGCTTATTTGATGGGGATCATGATTGTTGAAGATATTGTCGATCTGAACCACATTGTGATCACCTTGTTCACAATTTTGTTGTTTGTTCTCCTACTGCTTCCTATTGTAATTCCCATCCTATTGAGCTTTTCTTCAGAGCAAAGACCCGCTGAAGAGAGCCTTCTCCCTATGCCTCAGAAAGAAGAACCTAGCAAATCTGGCCACGATGTTGACGAGGTTATTTTCAGTGAGTTGGAGGATGAGAAACCAGCGGAAGTAGACTTGCTTCCTGAATCAGAGAGACACAGGCGAATTGCACAGTTGCAAGCAAAACTGTGCCAAGCAGCTGCAGAAGGGGCAGTGAGAGTCAAGAGAAGGAAAGGTCCACATAGAGGGGAGGATTTCACATTGATGCAGGCATTGATAAAGGCAGACTTTTGGcttatctttttctctcttttattggGTTCAGGTTCTGGTTTGACCGTGATCGACAATCTTGGTCAGATGAGTCAGTCTTTAGGGTATGACAATACACATGTATTTGTATCCATGATCAGCATTTGGAACTTTCTTGGCCGTGTCGCTGGTGGTTACTTCTCTGAAATTGTCGTAAG GGATTATGCATATCCAAGGCCAGTGGCCATGGCTATAGCTCAAGGCGGCATGGCAGTTGGGCACTTCTTCTTTGCTATGGGGTGGCCTGGTGCAATGCATGTTGGTACCCTGTTGATTGGACTAGGTTATGGAGCTCATTGGGCAATCGTTCCAGCAACAGCATCTGAGTTGTTTGGCGTGAAAAAGTTTGCGGCTTTGTACAATTTCCTCACATTGGCAAATCCTGCTGGATCACTGGTCTTCTCTGGTCTCATTGCTAGCAGCATATATGATTATGAAGCAGAGAAGCAAGCTCAACAGCCGCCCCAGAATTCTTATTCTCTCCATAGGATGCTTGACGTAGCACTTGGAGTGGAAAATACATTGAAGTGCAAGGGTACCATATGCTTTTTCTTTACTTCCCTCATAATGTCTGGACTTTGCATCATTGCAGTAATCTTGAGTTTGATTCTTGTCCGTCGCACCAAGATTGTCTACACAAACCTCTACGGGAAATCCCGTACTTAA